Sequence from the Paenibacillus riograndensis SBR5 genome:
ACTTGCACTGGACCGGATCGTGGTTTCCATTCTGCATAATGAAGGCGCCGTGCTGAACGTCTCTACTCTGCTGAACAACTATAATGGAGTATCCGATGTATTCCTGGGTGCCCCATGCGTGGTTGACCGTTCCGGTGTCCGTGAAGTGCTGGATCTTCCGCTGAGTGAAGATGAGAAAACCCTGTTCCAGAAATCGGCTGAGAAGCTGAAGAGTGAAATCTCTAAGCTGGAGCTGTAGGACAAGCTCAGCAAGAACAGAGACTGTCTCCCCCTCATATCGAGGGAGGGATAGTCTTTTTGCCGTACTTCTGAAAAGTGGCAAACAAAGAAAACGCCCTTCAAGTTATGGAGAATAACCCCCATACTGAAAGGACGGAGCTTCTGAACTCAACAAATATAACATGAATCGTCATGTCTGCCAATGAAATAGGTCCTTGCCCCGTTACAGCTTTCCGGCTTTATGCTGTCCCCGCATTAAAGGTCCCACTGAACGGTCTACCGTATATAAAATGCAATAATTACTCCGGCATGCTGATCTGCAGCCGGGCCATCGCTTCCTCCTTCTCCCGGTTGGTGATATGCGTATACACGGTGGTGGTCTGGATGGACGAGTGGCCCAGCAGCTCCTGCACGGTCCGCAAATCTGCCCCTTTGCGCAGCAGCATGGTGGCGAAGGAATGGCGCAGCTTATGGCTGGAGTATGGCCTGCGGCGGGCAGCGGGTACTTCCGCCTGGAAACGGCCAAAGGTGTCAGCTGCAATCCCCTGGATGGCCCGGATGGAGAGCCTGCGCCCTTTTTGCGAAATGAACATAGCTTCCTCCTTGCTGCGCCAAGGCTCCAGCCGCTCAGACAGGGCTTGCTCCAAAAAAGGGGCCAGCTCCGCAGGCACCGGAATATTCCGCCATTTGCGGCCTTTTCCGAAAACACGGAGCGTAAGGCGTTCCGCATTATAATCGCTTAAGTTCAGGGTATGCACCTCCCCTACCCGCAATCCCATGTAGGACATGAGCAGAAAAACCGCCAGATTCCTGCTTCTGTACTTGCCTTCAACCGCAGACAAAAACCGCTGCAATTCATGTTCCTCCAGATAAACGGGCTCACGGTTTTTTTCGGTCTTGGATTTCTTGATTCCCGCTGCAGGATTGGCGGCCAGCAGCTCCAACTCCATCAGCGCCTTGAACAGGCAGTTGACCGAAGCATGCTTGCGGTTACGCGTGGCATCACTGACCCCCCGCTCACGGACCGAGGTAAGATAGGAGATGATATGCAGCTTCTTGACGTTCTCCAGGCTTTTGCCGTTCAGACTCCCCAGGAATTCCCGCACATCGGCGAGATAGGACTTCTGGGTATAGGGGGTAAATCCGGCATCCTTCATCCAGATGACAAAAGCCTCCAGCTCTTCCTCATAGTCAGGCTCAGAATCATTCATGTCCTGTCTCCTCCCCGGGATCATAACGGTCTATTTTACGATTACCATAGAATAAGTTCATAGAATTAACTGGATAACAGGTTCGTTTGTGCAGTGAACGTTGCCCCATTTCTCCACTCTGCCGCATGTTTCTGGATAGTGGACAGGAATTCTGCAAGCGCGGGCGATTTCCACTTTTTGTGGTGGTAAGCGATTTGGGTAGCTACCCGCTGCGACTCGTCATTCCAATGGAGCCGGGCCAGCTTGCCTTCAGCCAGCTCACTCTGGACCGTAATCATCGGTAAAAATGACAGGCCCAGACCGGCGGTCACGCACTGCTTGATCG
This genomic interval carries:
- a CDS encoding tyrosine-type recombinase/integrase, with protein sequence MNDSEPDYEEELEAFVIWMKDAGFTPYTQKSYLADVREFLGSLNGKSLENVKKLHIISYLTSVRERGVSDATRNRKHASVNCLFKALMELELLAANPAAGIKKSKTEKNREPVYLEEHELQRFLSAVEGKYRSRNLAVFLLMSYMGLRVGEVHTLNLSDYNAERLTLRVFGKGRKWRNIPVPAELAPFLEQALSERLEPWRSKEEAMFISQKGRRLSIRAIQGIAADTFGRFQAEVPAARRRPYSSHKLRHSFATMLLRKGADLRTVQELLGHSSIQTTTVYTHITNREKEEAMARLQISMPE